The DNA sequence AGTGGTGTTTGGCAGCGTACAGTCGGTGGCCCGTAACCTTGATTGCTTTCAGGGAGAGTTTTCGCTGCTGATTGTCGATGAGTGCCACCGCATCAGCGACGATGATGACAGCCAGTACCAGCAGATCATCAGCCATCTTCAGCAGGTCAATCCGCAACTGCGCCTGCTCGGCCTGACCGCAACGCCTTTTCGTCTCGGCAAGGGGTGGATATACCAGTTCCATTATCACGGTATGGTGCGCGGCGATGAAAAAGCGCTCTTTCGCGATTGTATCTACGAGCTGCCGCTACGCTATATGATCAAAAACGGTTATCTGACGCCGCCGGAGCGGCTGGATATGCCGGTAGTACAGTACGACTTTAGCCGCCTCCAGCCACAAAGTAACGGCCTGTTCAGCGAGGCCGACCTGAACCACGAACTGAAAAAGCAGCAGCGGGTTACGCCGCATATCGTTAGCCAAATCGTTGAGTTCGCCCAAGCGCGTAAAGGGGTGATGATTTTTGCCGCCACCGTCGAACACGCTCGTGAAGTGACCGGCTTACTTCCGCAGGGTGAAGCGGCCTTAATCACCGGTGAAACGCCGGGTGCGGAGCGCGACCGTATCATTGAGGAGTTCAAAGCTCAGCGCTATCGCTATCTGGTCAACGTCGCGGTGCTGACCACCGGCTTTGATGCACCGCACGTCGATCTGATCGCCATACTGCGCCCTACCGAGTCGGTGAGTCTTTATCAACAGATCGTCGGCCGCGGCCTGCGCCTGGCGCCGGGTAAAACCGACTGCCTGATCCTTGATTACGCCGGTAATCCGCACGATCTTTACGCTCCTGAAGTGGGTACGCCGAAGGGAAAAAGCGACAATGTCCCGGTTCAGGTGTTTTGCCCGGCGTGCGGTTTTGCGAATACCTTCTGGGGAAAAACCACCGCCGACGGTACGCTAATCGAACACTTTGGCCGCCGCTGTCAGGGCTGGTTTGAAGATGACGAAGGCCATCGTGAACAGTGCGATTTTCGCTTTCGCTTTAAAAACTGCCCGCAGTGTAACGCGGAGAACGATATCGCCGCCCGCCGCTGCCGCGAGTGCGACACCATTCTGGTCGACCCCGATGACATGCTTAAGGCGGCGCTTAAGCTTAAAGATGCGCTGGTGCTTCGCTGCAGCGGCATGGATCTGCAGCACGGCGCCGATGATAAAGGCGCCTGGCTGAAGATCACCTATTATGATGAAGACGGCGCCGATGTCAGCGAGCGCTTCCGCCTGCATACGCCCGCCCAGCGTACCGCCTTTGAGCAGCTATTTATTCGCCCGCATACCAGAACTCCGGGGGTGCCGCTACGCTGGATAACGCCCGGCGATATCCTTGCCCAGCAGGCACTTTTGCGCCATCCGGACTTTGTTGTTGCCCGCCTGAAGGGGCAATACTGGCAGGTGCGGGAGAAAATATTTGATTATCAGGGCCGTTTCCGCCGGGCTAATGAACTGCGCTAATCCCCCTGACACCTGAGGTTTTGGTTGCTGCCAAAACGGATGGCGGCTATAATGCCGCCCGCTTTTGCATTCGCAAAGCAGATAATCTGCCTGCTGCTGGGTCGCCTGTAGCAGGATTTATATATAGAGAGACATCAATGTTTACTATCAACGCAGAAGTACGTAAAGAGCAGGGTAAGGGTGCGAGCCGCCGCCTGCGTGCAGCTAACAAATTCCCGGCCATCATCTATGGCGGCGAAGCTGCGCCAGTAGCAATCGAACTGGATCACGACAAAGTGTGGAACATGCAGAACAACGCTGAGTTCTACAGTGAAGTTCTGACCATCGTTGTTGATGGCAAAGAAGAAAAAGTTAAAGCTCAGGCTGTTCAGCGTCACCCGTTCAAGCCGAAGCTGTCCCACATCGACTTCGTTCGCGCTTGATCGCCGACTGAAAGTTGTATGGCAAGCGCCCCGTTCCGCAAGGTCCGGGGCGTTTTGTTTAACGGGATAACAAGGTTGATGCATTCAGCGCCAGATGCTGTAACAACATAATCGTTTTCGCATCGACGATTTCCCCGCGGCGTATAGCCTCCAGAGCCTGCTCCAGCGGCCACTCCAGTACTTCAATATCCTCTCCTTCCGTCGCCAGGCCGCCACCGTCACTGCGCCGATCGTCGGCAGAGTATTCAGCGATGAAAAAGTAAAGCTTCTCCGTCACCGAACCGGGGCTCATGTAAGCAGTAAATACCGGCTCAATCCGGGTGACGCGAAAACCGGTCTCTTCTTCGGCTTCGGTAACGATACGCGCTTCCGGAGAAGCGTTATCCAGCAGTCCTGCGGCGGCTTCGATCAAAAATCCATCATGACCGTTAATCCATACCGGAAAGCGAAACTGACGGACCAGCACTACCGTTTGCTTTTCACGATTGTAGAGCAGGATCACCGCGCCGTTGCCGCGATCGTAAGCTTCCCGACTCTGCTCCTGCCAGCGCCCGTCACGGCGCAATAGTTCAAAGGTATATTTCTTGAGCGTGTACCAGTTGTCCGATAATAGCGTTTCGCGGATATGGCGAACGCGCGGTGCATCAGCGTGCATGTTTTTCCCCTTTTAGGTGACAGCGAGCAACATAACATGCATAATCGTGCACAAACAAGATCACTCATGAAGGTATTTTGATGCTCGCCAGCCAGAGAAAACAGCAGATTTTGCACATCCTCGCC is a window from the Klebsiella oxytoca genome containing:
- a CDS encoding DEAD/DEAH box helicase; translation: MTFTLRPYQKEAVDATLAWFRHHHEPAAIVLPTGAGKSLVIAELARLARGRVLVLAHVKELVAQNHAKYRALGLEADIFAAGLKRKESQGKVVFGSVQSVARNLDCFQGEFSLLIVDECHRISDDDDSQYQQIISHLQQVNPQLRLLGLTATPFRLGKGWIYQFHYHGMVRGDEKALFRDCIYELPLRYMIKNGYLTPPERLDMPVVQYDFSRLQPQSNGLFSEADLNHELKKQQRVTPHIVSQIVEFAQARKGVMIFAATVEHAREVTGLLPQGEAALITGETPGAERDRIIEEFKAQRYRYLVNVAVLTTGFDAPHVDLIAILRPTESVSLYQQIVGRGLRLAPGKTDCLILDYAGNPHDLYAPEVGTPKGKSDNVPVQVFCPACGFANTFWGKTTADGTLIEHFGRRCQGWFEDDEGHREQCDFRFRFKNCPQCNAENDIAARRCRECDTILVDPDDMLKAALKLKDALVLRCSGMDLQHGADDKGAWLKITYYDEDGADVSERFRLHTPAQRTAFEQLFIRPHTRTPGVPLRWITPGDILAQQALLRHPDFVVARLKGQYWQVREKIFDYQGRFRRANELR
- a CDS encoding NUDIX domain-containing protein: MHADAPRVRHIRETLLSDNWYTLKKYTFELLRRDGRWQEQSREAYDRGNGAVILLYNREKQTVVLVRQFRFPVWINGHDGFLIEAAAGLLDNASPEARIVTEAEEETGFRVTRIEPVFTAYMSPGSVTEKLYFFIAEYSADDRRSDGGGLATEGEDIEVLEWPLEQALEAIRRGEIVDAKTIMLLQHLALNASTLLSR
- the rplY gene encoding 50S ribosomal protein L25; translation: MFTINAEVRKEQGKGASRRLRAANKFPAIIYGGEAAPVAIELDHDKVWNMQNNAEFYSEVLTIVVDGKEEKVKAQAVQRHPFKPKLSHIDFVRA